In the genome of Coraliomargarita algicola, one region contains:
- a CDS encoding ATP-dependent zinc protease family protein codes for MSTKKLKIIGWKETVDLPDWGIEAIIAKSDTGARRSALDVSHVVELPGNQIQFDIVLDRKDRSRTKTVVAPIDHQTHVRSSNGEQHERYFVRTNVVIHGRLKEVEFSLVSRESMVCRILLGRKALEGDFLVDSSQKHVTGPRRKVRDLDE; via the coding sequence GTGAGCACGAAGAAGCTTAAAATCATCGGCTGGAAGGAGACGGTCGACCTGCCGGATTGGGGAATCGAAGCGATTATTGCTAAAAGTGATACGGGTGCGCGGCGCTCGGCGCTGGACGTGAGCCATGTGGTGGAGCTGCCGGGGAATCAGATCCAGTTTGATATCGTGTTGGATCGTAAAGATCGCTCACGCACCAAGACGGTGGTGGCCCCCATCGACCATCAGACTCATGTGCGCTCTAGTAATGGGGAGCAACATGAGCGCTATTTTGTGCGCACAAACGTGGTGATTCATGGCCGCTTAAAGGAGGTCGAGTTCAGTCTGGTGTCGCGCGAGAGCATGGTCTGTCGCATACTTTTAGGACGAAAAGCGCTGGAAGGTGATTTTCTTGTCGATTCTTCGCAAAAACACGTCACAGGTCCACGCAGAAAAGTC